A single window of Vicinamibacteria bacterium DNA harbors:
- a CDS encoding succinate dehydrogenase/fumarate reductase iron-sulfur subunit, whose product MTTGTFRIWRGDRARGEFQDYETEVSEGMVVLDAIHQIQAESAHDLAVRWNCKAGKCGSCSAEVNGNPRLMCMTRLADLDLSEPVTVEPLQAFPIVKDLVTDVSWNFEVKKRIKKFTPRPPDAPDGTWRIAQEDIDRVQEFRKCIECFLCQDVCHVLRDHHLHDEFIGPRFFVHVAALEMHPLDTENRLEELKNADGIGYCNITKCCTKVCPEHITITDNAIIPLKERVVDEFYDPLKKIFRVLTGK is encoded by the coding sequence ATGACCACCGGGACCTTTCGAATCTGGCGTGGAGATCGAGCGCGGGGTGAGTTCCAGGACTACGAGACCGAGGTATCCGAAGGCATGGTGGTCCTCGATGCCATTCATCAGATCCAGGCCGAGTCGGCGCATGATCTGGCGGTCCGATGGAACTGCAAAGCGGGGAAATGCGGCTCTTGTTCGGCCGAGGTCAACGGCAATCCGCGTCTCATGTGCATGACCCGCCTCGCTGATCTGGACCTTTCCGAGCCGGTGACCGTCGAACCGCTCCAAGCCTTCCCCATCGTCAAAGACCTCGTGACCGACGTCAGTTGGAACTTCGAGGTCAAGAAACGGATCAAAAAGTTCACCCCGCGGCCGCCTGATGCGCCCGACGGGACCTGGCGGATCGCACAAGAGGACATCGACCGCGTTCAGGAGTTTCGGAAGTGCATCGAGTGCTTCCTTTGCCAGGACGTTTGTCACGTCCTCAGGGACCATCACCTGCACGACGAGTTCATCGGTCCCCGCTTCTTCGTTCACGTCGCCGCGCTGGAGATGCACCCGCTCGATACCGAGAACCGCCTGGAAGAGCTCAAGAACGCGGACGGCATCGGCTATTGCAACATCACGAAGTGCTGCACCAAGGTCTGCCCCGAGCACATCACGATCACCGACAACGCGATCATCCCGCTCAAAGAACGCGTGGTGGACGAGTTCTACGACCCGCTGAAGAAGATCTTTCGTGTCCTCACCGGGAAGTGA